Proteins encoded together in one Papaver somniferum cultivar HN1 unplaced genomic scaffold, ASM357369v1 unplaced-scaffold_117, whole genome shotgun sequence window:
- the LOC113329778 gene encoding pentatricopeptide repeat-containing protein At3g22470, mitochondrial-like, which yields MDGLCLVGRLHDAVKLFGSMVDKGLEPDDFSWNIFIDAYCKNRKLDGGMQIFKKMKQNGSKPTTVTYSLLLRGLYQDGGIKTAQKFFNVMQSFGLSPDEVTYATMLNGYCKNGKIADAIELFESMENTGISINISMYNILIHGLFQDGKLEDARKLFDKIPRNGLVPDVVTYTTMIKGFLLNSMLLEANSLIIEMEEKGCLRDARAYDTIINGFLVAKETAKEIHFLRKMLKRKFAPSDSVVYLLVDTLSADELKNL from the coding sequence ATGGATGGTCTGTGTCTAGTAGGTCGTTTGCACGATGCGGTGAAACTGTTTGGCTCGATGGTGGATAAGGGCCTTGAACCGGATGATTTTAGTTGGAATATATTTATTGATGCGTACTGCAAGAATCGTAAGTTGGATGGAGGTATGCAGATATTtaagaaaatgaaacaaaatggaTCGAAACCCACAACAGTTACCTACAGTTTACTATTAAGAGGACTATACCAGGATGGAGGAATTAAGACTGCTCAGAAGTTTTTCAATGTGATGCAATCTTTTGGTCTATCTCCAGATGAAGTTACATATGCTACCATGTTGAATGGGTACTGCAAGAATGGAAAAATAGCGGATGCAATAGAATTGTTTGAATCCATGGAAAATACTGGTATCTCAATTAACATTAGCATGTACAACATTCTTATTCATGGTTTGTTTCAGGATGGCAAGCTGGAAGATGCTAGAAAGTTGTTTGATAAAATTCCAAGAAATGGATTAGTGCCTGATGTAGTAACGTATACCACAATGATCAAAGGCTTCTTACTTAACAGTATGTTATTAGAAGCTAACTCATTAATCATCGAAATGGAAGAGAAGGGTTGTTTACGAGATGCTAGAGCGTACGATACCATCATCAATGGTTTTCTTGTAGCAAAGGAGACTGCCAAGGAAATACATTTTCTTCGCAAGATGCTTAAACGAAAATTTGCACCAAGTGATTCTGTTGTTTATTTGTTAGTAGACACCCTTTCGGCAGATGAGCTTAAAAATCTGTAG
- the LOC113329779 gene encoding pentatricopeptide repeat-containing protein At5g16640, mitochondrial-like, which translates to MAYPLGGNPKRGRLRKKSHLTPIKCRTWRSQMRIQDDQDSVTKKLLSHPKEHEDERRRLRRGTSMINCMSDFPISRRCTKKLQEGKEAKNWQKPDVFSYNAIIDTLCKGGLLDQALVLFTEMLHDSNVVPDVVAYTILINGFGNSGRLKEAKSFFDEMVSRGISANLTTYNSMIHGHCVRAQQEEARRYFDEMMDRGISPDTVTFNILVDSHCKDGMTEDAWGLFELMVKINIQPNRITYNSLMDGLCLVGRLQDAVKVFDSMVDKGLEPNEFSWNILIDGCCKNRQLDGAMQLFKKMKQNGLKPTTITYSVLLRGLYRDGRVRAAGNLFNEMQTFGLSLNEVTYATLLDGLCNNGKIDEAVDLFGSLETTGNLINIFMYSILIHGLFQAGKLEDARKLFDKIPRNLELLSCTGAISHPTPWSKSKHLAFYNAEYKCHAAAVYWNSQLQVHAKSSIHQILQICLLDSRYVNFTHCWRRLLMTCAAGYGFIVRRSSGEYMISVACDLGVATNKFAEIIAVLCAGEWAVLNQYHLILKAASGNWEPPWFAVSKLNKICESLTEIELYGETSQLRRVEV; encoded by the exons ATGGCTTACCCGTTGGGTGGAAATCCCAAGCGAGGGAGGCTTCGAAAGAAAAGCCATCTCACTCCAATCAAGTGTCGTACATGGAGAAGTCAGATGCGAATTCAGGACGATCAAGATAGCGTCACCAAGAAGCTTCTTTCTCACCCGAAAGAGCACGAGGACGAAAGAAGAAGGCTGAGACGAGGCACATCGATGATCAATTGCATGTCCGACTTTCCCATCTCGAGGCGATGTACAAAGAAGCTACAGGAAGGCAAGGAGGCCAAAAATTGGCAGAA acccgatgttttctcATATAATGCCATTATAGATACTCTTTGTAAAGGAGGTTTACTTGATCAAGCTTTGGTTCTCTTCACTGAAATGCTTCACGACTCCAATGTTGTACCCGATGTGGTTGCTTACACTATTCTGATTAACGGGTTTGGCAATTCGGGCCGGCTGAAGGAAGCAAAGAGCTTCTTTGACGAGATGGTTAGTAGAGGAATCTCTGCAAATCTAACAACTTACAATTCTATGATTCATGGTCATTGTGTACGCGCTCAACAGGAGGAAGCAAGAAGATATTTTGATGAAATGATGGATCGTGGGATTTCACCAGATACAGTAACTTTTAATATCTTAGTAGATTCACATTGTAAAGATGGGATGACGGAAGATGCTTGGGGGTTATTCGAACTAATGGTGAAGATAAACATACAACCGAATCGGATTACTTATAATTCATTGATGGATGGCCTGTGTTTAGTAGGTCGTTTGCAAGATGCGGTGAAAGTGTTTGACTCGATGGTTGATAAGGGCCTTGAACCGAATGAGTTTAGTTGGAATATATTAATTGATGGGTGCTGCAAGAATCGTCAGTTGGATGGAGCTATGCAGCTATTtaagaaaatgaaacaaaatggaTTGAAACCCACAACAATTACCTACAGTGTACTATTAAGGGGACTATACCGAGATGGAAGAGTTAGGGCTGCAGGGAATTTGTTTAATGAGATGCAAACTTTTGGTTTAtctctaaatgaagttacatatgCTACATTGTTGGATGGACTCTGCAATAATGGAAAAATTGACGAAGCAGTAGATTTGTTTGGGTCCCTGGAAACTACTGGTAACTTAATTAACATTTTCATGTACAGCATTCTTATTCATGGTTTGTTTCAGGCTGGCAAGCTGGAAGATGCTAGAAAGCTGTTTGATAAAATTCCAAGAAATCTGGAACTATTGAG TTGTACAGGAGCAATTAGCCATCCAACACCATGGTCTAAGAGCAAGCACTTGGCTTTTTACAATGCAGAATACAAGTGTCATGCAGCAGCAGTGTATTGGAATTCTCAATTACA AGTTCATGCAAAAAGCAGCATTCATCAAATATTACAAATCTGCTTGTTAGATTCAAGGTATGTAAATTTTACCCACTGTTGGCGTAGACTACTCATGACTTGTGCTGCAGGATACGGGTTTATAGTCAGAAGAAGCAGTGGTGAATATATGATATCTGTTGCATGTGATCTGGGCGTGGCAACAAATAAATTTGCAGAGATAATAGCAGTATTATGTGCAGGTGAATGGGCAGTCTTGAATCAGTATCATCTGATTCTAAAGGCTGCTAGTGGTAACTGGGAACCACCCTGGTTTGCAGTTTCAAAATTGAATAAAATTTGTGAGAGTCTGACAGAGATTGAACTTTACGGAGAGACAAGCCAGCTAAGAAGGGTGGAAGTTTAG
- the LOC113329911 gene encoding zinc finger A20 and AN1 domain-containing stress-associated protein 5-like produces the protein MAQRDKEETEMKVSESLSLCINNCGSSGNPATKNMCQSCYKVSTGIIKPSPALTRSSFVRLPERSDYQRRDLITEEKKEIDDDDKVKNDKETIKIVEKRQEVNRCSGCRRKVGLTGFSCRCGDMFCWEHRYSDRHDCSFDYKAAGRESIARQKPVVKAAKIIRL, from the coding sequence ATGGCTCAAAGAGATAAAGAAGAAACAGAAATGAAGGTTTCTGAATCCTTATCACTTTGCATCAACAACTGTGGATCCTCAGGTAATCCGGCTACCAAGAACATGTGTCAAAGTTGTTACAAAGTCTCCACCGGGATTATCAAACCATCACCAGCTCTGACGAGATCTAGCTTTGTAAGGTTGCCGGAGCGATCGGATTATCAACGGAGAGATCTAattacagaagagaagaaagaaattgaTGACGATGATAAAGTCAAGAATGATAAGGaaacaattaagattgttgagaaGAGGCAGGAGGTGAATCGGTGTTCAGGTTGCAGGAGGAAAGTAGGATTGACCGGATTTAGTTGTCGTTGCGGTGATATGTTCTGTTGGGAGCATAGATATTCCGATCGACATGATTGTAGTTTTGATTATAAAGCTGCTGGTAGAGAGAGTATTGCTCGTCAAAAACCTGTTGTTAAAGCTGCTAAGATTATTAGACTCTAA